In the genome of Leishmania panamensis strain MHOM/PA/94/PSC-1 chromosome 17 sequence, one region contains:
- a CDS encoding hypothetical protein (TriTrypDB/GeneDB-style sysID: LpmP.17.1140), with protein MLTTTVKVILQQVQDTVERRMCARVCADNCHDRNHEISGVDSVHCSLNPRTLMSDSSSDTGDGKGYNGGLIVGATSAAQPPALRTATLTDRWRDEGLCLCLQDKDGVYHWVGGTHHFHEVTVLRAPFIAEACLRSHAVFEEERRRRCRQARQQLSSSMRSSSLSSSALASDSSLLPRFNHNAEDTRPVRKSRECSNGRSDRRAEKRGARPAGVSESTTAPSTTATMAHKHDAADMLAGQAFAQKASGLRFAFLKGVVVPMVVLRQYNPHHVMVSKHHPHDHTPWQYAEVRVPADMQVEPLDGSSFSSVATEFCGTAQASVKEAAVDVFTHAEPLAPRVAVVPNSDRPGNTALQSPPSSNSTKTPAKRDFEGEVRSLTTAWMPASSSALSVSSAWTLASRSSPPNESCGATVDADGPSAHAMVFDTQQCRSNHSMEAAAANTAAAAGPVGLVMPTTAVERASEVNSPCAMTGALRARGIIHRQARAALAAEEDAACTALATAQRDYAAALAEYKAAVLYSRAEPTAVDECGVQVSQPTPLPDAELTFLLQRKMEVQRRLEVYWQAEQQCERLATLTECLEKELREQEERRELLTQPLRHRNDSAAFATGC; from the coding sequence ATGTTGACTACAACGGTGAAGGTGATCCTCCAGCAAGTTCAGGACACGGTGGAGAGGCGTATGTGCGCTCGAGTGTGCGCCGACAACTGTCATGACCGCAACCACGAGATCAGCGGAGTCGACAGTGTACATTGTTCTCTAAACCCCCGCACTTTGATGtcagacagcagcagcgatactGGTGATGGCAAGGGCTACAATGGCGGTCTCATCGTGGGTGCTACCAGCGCAGCTCAGCCGCCAGCTTTACGTACCGCTACACTGACCGATCGTTGGCGCGACGAGGGGCTCTGTCTCTGCCTGCAAGATAAGGATGGCGTATATCACTGGGTTGGCGGCACGCATCACTTCCACGAGGTGACCGTGTTGCGAGCGCCGTTCATAGCAGAAGCGTGTCTCCGCTCGCACGCCGTCTtcgaggaagagcggcgcaggcggtgTCGCCAGGCGAGACAACAGCTCTCCTCATCAATgcggtcgtcgtcgttgtcgtcgtcagcCTTGGCCTCAGACTCGTCTCTGCTTCCTCGTTTCAACCACAACGCTGAGGACACTCGCCCCGTCCGCAAAAGCCGTGAGTGCAGCAACGGGCGTTCAGACCGGCgcgcggagaagagaggtgcgAGGCCAGCAGGCGTGTCCGAGAGTACCACAGCCCCTTCGACCACCGCAACGATGGCTCACAAGCACGATGCGGCTGACATGCTGGCTGGCCAGGCTTTTGCCCAGAAGGCCAGTGGGCTAAGGTTCGCCTTCTTGAAGGGTGTTGTGGTGCCCATGGTCGTGCTGCGGCAATACAACCCTCACCACGTCATGGTTAGCAAGCACCACCCACACGACCACACTCCTTGGCAGTATGCCGAGGTGCGGGTACCGGCTGATATGCAAGTCGAGCCACTGGATGGCTCTTCGTTCAGCTCTGTGGCTACAGAATTCTGCGGCACGGCCCAGGCCAGTGTGAAGGAGGCAGCTGTCGATGTCTTTACTCATGCAGAGCCATTGGCGCCACgagtggcagtggtgccaaATTCGGATAGGCCCGGCAACACGGCACTGCAGTCGCCCCCCTCATCGAACAGCACCAAAACTCCAGCAAAGAGAGATTTCGAAGGTGAGGTACGTTCTCTTACTACCGCGTGGATGCCCGCGTCTTCTTCGGCGCTTTCTGTGTCCTCGGCCTGGACGCTGGCAAGCCGTTCCTCGCCGCCTAACGAGTCGTGCGGGGCTACAGTAGACGCCGACGGTCCCAGTGCCCACGCTATGGTGTTTGACACGCAGCAATGCCGCTCTAACCACTCgatggaggcagcggcagcgaacacagctgcagctgcagggccAGTTGGTCTGGTGATGCCCACCacagcagtggagagggcGAGTGAAGTGAATAGTCCGTGTGCCATGACAGGCGCCCTGCGTGCGCGAGGGATCATTCACCGGCAGGCGCGTGCAGCTTtggcggcggaggaagaCGCAGCCTGCACCGCTCTGgcgacagcgcagcgagACTACGCTGCCGCGCTAGCCGAGTACAAGGCAGCTGTGCTGTATTCACGTGCTGAGCCTACCGCCGTAGACGAGTGTGGGGTCCAGGTGTCACAGCCAACTCCGCTTCCTGATGCAGAGCTGACGTTTCTCTTGCAGCGCAAGATGGAAGTGCAGAGGCGGCTAGAGGTATACTGgcaggcggagcagcagtgcgagcGACTGGCCACGCTGACCGAGTGTTTAGAGAAGGAGTTAcgggagcaggaggagcgacGCGAGTTGCTGACGCAGCCGCTACGCCATCGCAACGACAGTGCCGCCTTTGCTACCGGCTGTTAG
- a CDS encoding hypothetical protein (TriTrypDB/GeneDB-style sysID: LpmP.17.1150): protein MPASRVHPGTMAMVVVVDVISPLAQKTISSSPTEASAVERLEIDVDVVPYTTTADMVLADVAVALQEKGLTMCISLQEAVLASGSVLPPLTWLQQAMGANDSSGSDRRQVSSTLSIECSYAVAVQHAQNSADSHQMLATAPPLRSSLVLHRGGDYILEDVERPLSQPTAVLSVVPRSMEATSSIAGRAPAQAAPPITSFLDVLTGPPASENGAVEANGAPRAPYALPPSPLRGGAPTTIASSAVSGGDLAPVSQYTTASVTVSKAITDVSRDVRSSMSSLALGSTAPPLLPPPPLPEKQPPVLVVALRHLQAQHAQVLAPDAQRHNGSPNASTSVAAPAEEQKHLQPTLSWAATEAAVQAEVECLQGERALTAKEEEGEASSAASRHANTSLDETAGGDTQSGGGRGRQDGETASGRFSQPQLRTQWLAAVGEEICAYQRETAVLRQATKKALQWRESSRQQLREEIARLEAEAAQRSAVLAERDVLRRRVGQLKAQVAAVKAAEVELLVTQRAAAVFPPVSAKDEHASRDLRASSSSVKSPRQCVIAAAAKAALESFRDASTSEYSDFSEHSPPRPPEPTSPPPPQACRSVPLVDVDGTGVSRSAHRWSGRRVPLLYGDTAAAPTASTEYPLREAQQRPSRSRTRLTIERSFLSSSLQAEVRAALTSDSESGSFVMDSLSDSAESAEAAGASGSGCGYAVTAVKGEAALQPPGAGVRRRRQRSTTTVSHIASGAASELLPASWMTVNAAAPPAAAAAVGATPFRTTIRTAPSSAHPVILSATSSHPYRGAQLRPLSSSFSCDGDSCDGGARQAFISSGASSDEAVEEPRRVTAALRRPSRDLQSHPSEGQRLREQVRGLREEIERVDEDVTRQGVSLYRQPRRRMARTRTGASGASRSATAPHHGLMNRHFAPAALGVDVL, encoded by the coding sequence ATGCCGGCCTCGAGGGTGCATCCGGGCACAATGGCAATGGTGGTCGTTGTGGACGTGATCAGCCCTCTTGCGCAGAAGAcaatctcctcctcgcccacgGAGGCCTCTGCAGTGGAGCGCCTCGAGATTGACGTTGATGTTGTGCCCTATACCACAACGGCAGACATGGTGCTCGCTGATGTGGCGGTGGCTCTGCAGGAGAAGGGGCTGACCATGTGTATTTCCCTCCAGGAAGCCGTATTGGCATCAGGGAGCGTGTTACCTCCGTTGACTTGGTTGCAGCAAGCCATGGGGGCCAatgacagcagcggctcaGACAGGCGGCAAGTCTCATCGACACTGTCTATTGAATGCAGCTATGCAGTGGCtgtgcagcacgcacagAACTCCGCAGACTCCCACCAGATGCTCGCTACGGCGCCCCCGTTGCGGTCCTCACTAGTGCTTCACAGAGGGGGTGACTACATTCTGGAGGACGTGGAAAGGCCCCTCAGCCAGCCAACTGCCGTCTTGTCGGTCGTGCCTCGGTCGATGGAGGCCACCAGCAGCATTGCAGGCCGGGCACCTGCCCAGGCAGCACCTCCTATCACGTCTTTCCTCGACGTACTGACAGGACCCCCTGCGTCAGAGAATGGCGCTGTGGAGGCAAACGGGGCACCGCGCGCCCCTTATgctctgccgccgtctcccctacgaggcggcgcgccaACGAcgatcgcctccagcgcggTTAGTGGCGGTGATCTGGCGCCTGTCTCTCAGTATACCACAGCTTCCGTCACCGTGAGCAAAGCTATCACAGACGTCAGCCGAGACGTGCGCTCGTCCATGTCTTCTCTGGCTCTCGGCTCTACCGCCCCGCCTCTTCTgccaccgccccctctcccggAGAAGCAGCCACCAGTACTCGTCGTGGCCCTTCGCCACCTGCAGGCCCAGCATGCACAGGTGCTGGCCCCTGACGCTCAACGTCACAACGGCTCTCCAAACGCCAGCACCTCTGTTGCCGCTCCtgcagaggagcagaagcacCTGCAGCCCACCCTTTCCTGGGCCGCGACCGAGGCTGCCGTacaggcggaggtggagtgTCTGCagggagagcgcgcgctcactgcaaaggaggaagagggagaggcatcgtcagcagcgagcagGCACGCTAATACGAGTCTCGACGAGACCGCCGGTGGCGATACCCAAAGCGGGGGTGGGCGCGGCCGGCAGGACGGCGAGACGGCCTCAGGACGATTCTCTCAGCCCCAACTCCGAACGCAGTGGCTTGCGGCAGTCGGAGAGGAGATCTGTGCCTATCAACGCGAgacagcagtgctgcgccagGCGACGAAGAAAGCGCTCCAATGGCGAGAGTCGTCGAGGCAGCAGTTGCGGGAGGAGATTGCGCGactggaggcggaggcggctcAGCGCAGTGCGGTGCTGGCAGAGCGCGACGTGTTGCGGCGTCGCGTGGGGCAACTGAAGGCGCAGGTGGCTGCTgtgaaggcggcggaggtggaacTGCTTGTGACGCAGAGGGCCGCCGCCGTGTTTCCGCCAGTATCAGCGAAGGATGAGCACGCAAGTCGAGATCTTCGAGCGTCAAGCAGCTCTGTCAAGTCGCCCCGACAGTGTGTGATagcggcggctgcgaagGCCGCCCTCGAGTCTTTCCGTGACGCTTCCACATCAGAGTATAGCGACTTCTCTGAGCATTCTCCGCCACGGCCACCTGAGCcaacgtcgccgccgcccccacaGGCATGCCGCTCAGTGCCCCTCGTAGACGTAGATGGCACAGGAGTCAGCAGGAGTGCACATCGCTGGTCCGGCAGACGCGTTCCACTCCTCTATGGCGatacggcagcggcgccaacgGCAAGCACGGAATATCCACTACGTGAGGCACAACAGCGACCCTCGCGCAGTCGGACCCGATTAACTATAGAGCGCAGCTTCCTGTCATCGTCCCTCCAGGCTGAGGTGCGGGCAGCGCTGACGAGCGACAGCGAATCCGGTTCGTTCGTCATGGACAGcctcagcgacagcgcggagagcgcagaggcagcggggGCCAGCGGTAGCGGCTGTGGCTACGCTGTGACTGCggtgaagggagaggcggcgctgcagccgcctgGGGCGGGGGTGCGACGGCGAAGGCAGCGTTCGACTACTACTGTGAGTCACATTGCATCCGGTGCGGCGTCTGAGCTGCTCCCCGCTTCGTGGATGACTGTgaatgccgctgctcctcctgcggctgctgctgccgttgggGCAACTCCGTTCCGCACGACCATCCGAACAGCACCATCATCTGCCCACCCGGTCATTCTCTCCGCAACGTCTTCGCATCCGtacagaggcgcacagcTGCGGCCCCTCTCTTCATCTTTTTCCTGTGATGGAGACTCATGTGATGGGGGTGCGCGGCAGGCGTTCATTTCCTCCGGGGCGTCATCTGAtgaggcagtggaggagcCGCGTCGTGTGACAGCTGCGCTCCGTCGCCCCAGCCGTGACCTGCAGTCGCACCCCTCAGaagggcagcggctgcgggagCAGGTGCGCGGCTTGCGTGAGGAGATTGAGCGAGTTGATGAAGACGTCACGCGGCAGGGGGTCAGCCTCTATCGACAGCCGCGGAGAAGAATGGCTAGGACGAGGACGGGTGCCTCTGGTGCCAgtcgcagcgccactgcccccCATCACGGCCTCATGAACAGGCATTTTGCCCCCGCCGCGCTGGGCGTCGATGTGCTGTGA
- a CDS encoding hypothetical protein (TriTrypDB/GeneDB-style sysID: LpmP.17.1160), translated as MSGVCGTAVTTAQESTLPQRSPVEREKTAPMYEFCADAGLGAAPLPKNSSSWEFLDLDVGGSLAVASGSSHSEPGSLLVCEQAPADHDGDGRHSLHAPAATGETAAASAPPPVALLPLFDDRNSRTADDTASGDAFGGAASPPKGRCRRRFGLAGLAEGRGSLARGVSTMWSLLSTTSQTHLPVALTVPRPELAATTTTTSIPNDDCILVTSATETILSDPIGVYKHHDDAHNSLNASAVVAGTSRVDSLPSSLPPAPPNIAVPHSSYEGATEQTAYSIGATRSGSPMGTTANTILIPHVISVTTTSLTSDGEQCMGEPWWAGVWTPTLADTSTSSEHAAVASIASTLPSPSQGAPVVSEDDIRRLGEEAALREAREAAVAMVLESQLEFTGPSSTLPSPRPNAGASGGQRGAREQSALLPAWLLKPLVSLCDCQQHPCSCEENGQESEALHLPDIGRAGSAAAQSRQCEQRKAAAWISRRMSFISSSFLAIPLLPSTMAGTAFSSVATAATSTSDGASAALFSIFTVESSWFWSQACIVCASGSQRALKGLHQVCDYVWQDLKNHWYPQLRLVLGDHSSARKVRCSRHARRLLKQKRTSGNGESATATSDDASTDPTAFVPPAARGAASTSPTGTVEWRSVSSPCLFKGDVCITRESTAHQYMSWGDKTAAVATHHFHASSSTTSSSDASSPPLPQSPKDGVRLYAVMTAEAVASAAQGLLVFLL; from the coding sequence ATGTCGGGTGTGTGCGGAACTGCAGTAACGACGGCGCAGGAGTCGACGTTGCCGCAAAGGAGCCCAGTGGAGCGCGAGAAGACGGCTCCGATGTATGAGTTCTGTGCAGATGCTGGGCTTGGCGCGGCACCGCTTCcaaaaaacagcagcagctgggaGTTTCTGGACCTGGATGTGGGCGGGAGCCTCGCAGTGGCTTCAGGATCCTCGCACAGCGAGCCCGGCAGCTTGCTCGTCTGTGAGCAGGCCCCTGCGGACCACGACGGTGACGGGCGTCACTCTCTACAcgcgccggcagcgacggGAGAAACCGCGgctgcctctgcgccgccgcctgttgcgcttctgccgctgttTGACGATAGGAATAGTCGCACCGCAGACGACACCGCGTCGGGGGACGCgttcggcggcgctgcctcccccccgaaggggcgctgccgccgccggttTGGCCTTGCCGGGCTGGCAGAGGGGCGTGGCTCCCTGGCCCGCGGTGTGTCAACGATGTGGTCCCTTCTCTCCACTACCTCTCAGACCCACCTGCCTGTGGCCCTCACCGTGCCGCGCCCGGAGCTggccgcgacgacgacgacgacgagcatCCCTAACGACGATTGTATTCtcgtcacctccgccactgAGACCATCCTTTCTGACCCAATCGGTGTCTACAAGCATCACGATGACGCCCACAACTCCTTAAACGCCAGCGCGGTGGTAGCGGGAACGTCGAGGGTGGATTCACTGCCGAGTTCGTTGCCTCCGGCACCACCCAACATTGCCGTGCCGCACTCCTCTTACGAGGGTGCCACAGAGCAGACGGCCTACAGCATCGGTGCGACAAGATCTGGGTCGCCAATGGGCACCACGGCGAATACCATCCTCATTCCTCACGTCATCAGTGTTACCACCACGTCTCTGACTAGCGACGGTGAGCAGTGCATGGGTGAGCCCTGGTGGGCAGGTGTGTGGACGCCAACCTTGGCGGATACCAGCACCTCCAGTGAGCACGCCGCAGTGGCCTCGATCGCGTCGACACTTCCGTCGCCATCTCAAGGCGCGCCTGTGGTGTCGGAGGACGACATTCGACGGctcggcgaggaggcggcactaAGGGAGGCCCGGGAGGCTGCTGTGGCAATGGTGCTGGAAAGTCAGCTGGAGTTTACTGGACCGTCATCCACGTTACCATCGCCACGACCTAATGCTGGGGCTAGCGGGGGACAGAGGGGCGCGCGCGAGCAGtcagcactgctgcccgCGTGGCTGCTGAAGCCTTTGGTGTCGCTGTGTGACTGTCAGCAGCAtccctgcagctgcgaggaGAATGGGCAGGAAAGCGAAGCACTGCACCTCCCGGATATTGGTCGTGCCGGAAGCGCGGCCGCACAGAGTAGACAGTGCGAACAGCGAAAGGCAGCTGCATGGATCTCCCGACGCATGTCCTTCATATCCTCGTCGTTCCTGGCCATACCTCTCCTGCCCTCGACTATGGCCGGCACCGCTTTTTCTTCGGTGGCGACGGCCGCAACGTCAACTTCCGATGGTGCCTCAGCTGCCTTGTTCTCCATCTTCACGGTAGAGTCGTCGTGGTTTTGGTCGCAGGCCTGTATCGTGTGTGCCAGCGGCTCGCAGCGCGCGCTCAAGGGGCTGCACCAGGTGTGTGATTATGTGTGGCAAGACTTGAAGAACCACTGGTACCCGCAGCTACGTCTCGTGCTGGGCGATCACTCATCAGCGCGCAAAGTCCGCTGCAGTCGTCACGCACGTCGTCTTCTCAAGCAGAAGCGCACATCGGGGAACGGCGAGAGCGCTACGGCGACCAGTGACGACGCCTCTACGGACCCCACCGCGTTCGTCCCTCCTGCTGCCCGTGGAGCTGCCTCGACTTCCCCCACAGGGACAGTGGAGTGGCGCAGCGTGTCTTCGCCGTGCTTATTCAAGGGTGACGTTTGCATTACCCGAGAGTCAACAGCGCACCAGTACATGTCGTGGGGGGATAAAACCGCTGCGGTAGCCACCCACCATTTCcatgccagcagcagcaccaccagcagcagcgacgccagctccccaccgctgccacaaTCCCCCAAAGATGGCGTGCGACTCTACGCCGTCATGACCGCCGAGGCCGTCGCGTCAGCCGCACAAGGTCTACTGGTGTTCCTGTTGTGA
- a CDS encoding hypothetical protein (TriTrypDB/GeneDB-style sysID: LpmP.17.1170) has product MRQEARDRGGYDRGRRSCSSSDPDDARRTAVAAAATGPNTEKDLADLLDSPEYYPVAPGVSHGDGAALLSSIPPPSDTSNSDDRRTLRARECGRQQPKGDALRNSASDVPQTFVSPSQASLIAPHNHSEQQKYQHCGPGHRDGANSGSSSDGSSRRHHANLHCLESEDDFRHRPEHSQRSPDAIFKAGHGGASLSRNSSFSTSTTASAARRHSGSSRVCRTSRSTSRVGDLRWHAGSDSSASRRFSQGRPSSTQPCKSIGFTSPLSVSLGAARRDRRGSIARVESSLVALQVELAAEKRNNIDAENHITTLNREVDRLRQENARLSREMAVAATAFHGASASSNSVAPGAGADCAGATYSSSTPQVNADVALKRIEVLEARLGELSRNMETKQHELDMKDERIRLLEHKLADQVLLYSEMSCMGMVATGLPQALQPVAMGGLDSATAPRRQQQQRRPSRATHKDSHNMSDVGGHRTPLRPYWQAQAPDTTPAGPKMSAIRCVNAHSLQVISPSNDSDNATSKLLSAEQTRSTHAHRRHSHGTGGWEEGARTGTGPQPSASSLRASQLDVKVNRPLSTTRDLRQPTTRDSRARGEPASTASRAGSADHTKNTEATPSRRGSGLSPWTRPATDKHSSCKRRSSRGSVASSGQAGGTSQPRPLGRSGSTGGPRRPSIQRRPSTSLLRSVTTATREGNQRESSRRTSAASPLYRQSSTTGSGGHPMHLLVGTSAGGDRRSLSPAGSTQGRSPFFSMLNGSPGRRRSATRSAAQQSVRSGTSTRSRPQITYSADKESSTMRGKTTTAIFRSSNCTSPSMDSSHWRNSYARDGVPLLPSRLAASAGAATAPNGSIEVLTDLLSNTEA; this is encoded by the coding sequence ATGAGACAGGAGGCCCGCGACCGCGGCGGGTACGatagagggaggagaagctgcagctcctcagaCCCTGATGATGCGAGACGGACAGCggttgctgcggctgccacaGGGCCTAACACGGAAAAAGATCTTGCAGACCTGCTTGACAGTCCGGAGTACTACCCTGTCGCTCCTGGTGTTTCTCACGGGGATGGAGCGGCACTTCTGTCATCTATTCCACCACCCAGCGACACATCGAACAGCGATGACCGCAGGACGTTGCGTGCCCGTGAGTGCGGACGGCAGCAGCCCAAGGGTGACGCACTGAGGAACTCAGCATCCGACGTGCCTCAAACCTTCGTATCACCGTCTCAGGCTTCTCTCATTGCACCACACAACCATTCCGAGCAGCAGAAGTACCAACATTGTGGGCCGGGCCACAGGGATGGtgccaacagcggcagcagcagcgacggaaGCAGCCGTCGTCACCATGCCAACCTACACTGCCTTGAGAGCGAGGATGATTTCCGTCATCGCCCCGAACACTCGCAACGTTCCCCTGATGCCATCTTCAAGGCTGGTcacggcggtgcgtcgcTCAGCCGCaacagctccttctccacgTCTACCACTGCTTCTGCAGCTCGCCGCCACTCAGGCAGCAGTCGTGTGTGTCGTACCAGTCGTTCCACCAGCAGGGTGGGCGATCTTCGCTGGCATGCAGGCAGTGACTCAAGCGCGTCGAGACGGTTCTCGCAGGGGCGGCCCAGCTCGACGCAGCCTTGTAAGTCCATTGGTTTCACATCACCCTTGTCAGTATCCCTGGGGGCGGCACGAAGGGACCGGCGTGGCAGCATTGCTCGCGTTGAATCTTCTCTCGTTGCACTGCAAGTAGAGCTGGCGGCTGAGAAACGCAATAACATCGACGCAGAGAACCACATTACCACGCTGAATCGCGAAGTAGATCGTCTGCGCCAGGAGAATGCGCGCTTGTCGCGCGAGATGGCGGTTGCCGCGACCGCTTTCCACGGCGCGTCTGCGTCTTCCAACTCGGTCGCCcccggcgctggtgctgatTGTGCTGGAGCGACTTACTCGTCTTCGACACCGCAGGTAAATGCAGATGTGGCGTTAAAGCGTATTGAAGTGCTCGAGGCACGTCTGGGTGAGCTGTCGCGCAACATGGAGACGAAGCAGCATGAACTGGACATGAAGGACGAGCGCATTCGCCTGCTGGAGCACAAGCTCGCGGACCAGGTGCTGCTGTACTCGGAGATGAGTTGCATGGGAATGGTGGCGACAGGTCTTCCTCAGGCTCTTCAGCCGGTCGCGATGGGAGGTCTCGAttcagcgacggcgccgcgaaggcagcagcagcagcgtcggccgAGTCGCGCGACCCACAAAGACAGTCACAACATGAGCGATGTGGGAGGCCACAGAACACCTTTGCGGCCGTACTGGCAGGCACAGGCGCCGGACACAACCCCGGCGGGTCCCAAGATGAGCGCCATTCGATGTGTGAATGCGCACAGCCTGCAGGTTATTAGTCCGAGTAACGACAGCGACAACGCCACTTCGAAGCTGCTTTCAGCGGAGCAAACTCGCAGCACTCACGCTCACCGGCGCCACAGTCACGGCACTGgcgggtgggaggagggggcacgCACCGGCACAGGACCGCAACCGTCCGCTTCGTCGCTGCGGGCGTCCCAGCTGGATGTTAAGGTGAACCGCCCGCTAAGCACCACGAGAGACCTTCGCCAACCAACCACGCGCGATTCCCGTGCGCGGGGTGAACCTGCCTCGACTGCTTCTCGAGCAGGCAGCGCCGACCACACCAAGAACACCGAGGCAACACCGAGTCGTCGCGGTAGCGGCCTCTCTCCGTGGACGCGACCAGCAACTGATAAGCACAGCTCGTGCaaacggcgcagcagccgtggctcAGTTGCCTCCAGCGGCCAGGCCGGCGGCACTTCGCAACCACGCCCTCTTGGCCGCTCGGGATCGACAGGCGGTCCTCGGCGCCCGTCCATACAGCGGCGCCCGTCTACCTCGTTGCTGCGCTCCGTCACCACTGCGACCCGCGAGGGGAACCAGCGTGAGTCGTCCCGTCGCACctctgcagcgtcgccgctctACCGCCAGTCCAGTACTACAGGCTCCGGTGGCCACCCAATGCACTTGCTCGTTGGTACCAGCGCTGGCGGAGATCGGCGTTCTCTGTCGCCTGCCGGTTCCACGCAAGGCCGGTCGCCGTTCTTTTCCATGTTGAACGGTTCCCCGGGGCGCCGCAGGTCTGCAACCCGctctgcggcgcagcagagcgtGCGCTCCGGCACGTCGACTCGCTCTCGCCCGCAGATCACGTACAGTGCTGACAAGGAGTCTTCGACGATGAGGGGGAAGACAACGACAGCGATCTTTCGAAGCAGCAACTGCACCAGTCCCAGCATGGACTCCTCCCACTGGAGGAACTCCTACGCTCGTGATGGTGTACCGctgctcccctctcgcttgGCTGCATctgctggcgccgctacTGCACCAAACGGTTCCATTGAAGTACTTACCGATCTCCTCTCTAACACAGAGGCTTGA
- a CDS encoding hypothetical protein (TriTrypDB/GeneDB-style sysID: LpmP.17.1180), protein MELRNSLLNASSPEGLCASPLPSQHRPPSQQQQQRYRSAKTHSKIKIEPNCLVFPPPHFGRCIQNAVSIYNVSKQPCVFKMRSQNPERYVAKPHVAIVAPESATRSFVTLRDMNTLGMKNLPEEMQDRFRFSLRLYDPTTVDPSLSPKDLWSVLAARGDKVDHEQDLIAYFTKRDTPVGGLVTFFPPTYISVIPPAASKTVSSTTSATSPQTSNSTATHAIDSGVSAVVRGNKSAGAAGNSAKSVCFAVSGGEKHWEKGVAAKRGLWIGMVVVAVLALSAAVVMRHLWCTGDAAAGQFQRTAASGRPTPQSYPTQAHGGEPAVSVEPPLNHAEAGQAQQHQQHRERHHNR, encoded by the coding sequence ATGGAGCTGCGCAACTCACTGCTGAACGCGAGCTCCCCCGAGGGACTTTGCGCAAGCCCTTTGCCAAGTCAACACCGCCcaccatcgcagcagcagcagcagcgataccGCTCTGCCAAGACGCATTCGAAGATTAAGATTGAGCCGAACTGCCTCGTTTTCCCACCGCCGCACTTTGGGCGGTGCATTCAGAATGCCGTCTCCATCTACAACGTGTCGAAGCAGCCGTGCGTGTTCAAGATGCGGAGCCAGAACCCGGAGCGGTACGTGGCAAAGCCGCACGTTGCCATCGTGGCGCCTGAGTCTGCCACACGGAGCTTTGTGACGCTCCGTGACATGAATACGCTGGGGATGAAGAATCTTCCTGAGGAAATGCAGGATCGCTTCCGCTTCTCGCTGAGGCTTTACGACCCCACGACTGTGGACCCGTCACTCTCACCGAAGGACCTGTGGAGCGTGCTGGCAGCGCGCGGGGACAAGGTGGATCATGAGCAGGACCTGATTGCGTATTTTACTAAGAGGGACACGCCCGTGGGCGGCCTTGTCACTTTCTTCCCACCGACGTACATCTCCGTGATCCCGCCAGCTGCGTCCAAGACGGTGTCGTCCACTACCTCGGCCACATCGCCACAgaccagcaacagcaccgctACGCACGCTAtcgacagcggcgtcagTGCTGTGGTGCGGGGGAACAAGTCAGCCGGGGCGGCTGGCAACAGCGCTAAATCCGTTTGTTTCGCCGTTTCCGGTGGTGAAAAGCACTGGGAGAAGGGCGTTGCCGCGAAGCGCGGCCTTTGGATCGGCATGGTCGTCgtagcggtgctggcgctctcCGCAGCTGTTGTGATGCGCCACTTGTGGTGCACTGGTGATGCTGCAGCCGGCCAGTTCCAACGCACCGCAGCGTCTGGGCGACCCACCCCACAGTCTTATCCGACGCAGGCGCATGGGGGCGAGCCCGCGGTATCGGTTGAGCCGCCGCTCAATCATGCGGAGGCAgggcaggcgcagcagcatcagcaacaCCGTGAGAGGCATCACAACCGCTAA